A region of Haladaptatus caseinilyticus DNA encodes the following proteins:
- a CDS encoding MFS transporter, with amino-acid sequence MSTTARRARFTDTLVFGILGVLFGTWAVRIPAISATLDLSSGDIAVALVGLACGSLVGLPLSGILVSRFGSRNVIRAGLCIYCLSLPLVALSSGLAMLVGLLFLFGFGKGLIDVAANTQGVRIETAYSGQIMGSIHAMFSGGGLVGSGLGAVATDIGLSVESHFAIVSVTSLTIGLLTSRWLLPTDGPIGATTGTGRTFALPSRKLAGFCVIGFSALFIEGVVNDWSAVFLEDYTGASASIAALGFAAFSLMMMVGRFSADHVVELVGSHRFIRIAAGVAAIGVALTLIAQTALSIVGFGLLGIGLAGIMPVTFSLAANADPETPTESAVAAVSTAGYGGFAVGPVAIGSIAEATTLRLAFVSAFALTILIALLTVVPTVSNTTYGDESTAQVSD; translated from the coding sequence ATGAGCACAACAGCTCGACGTGCCCGTTTCACCGACACCCTCGTATTCGGAATCCTCGGAGTACTATTCGGGACGTGGGCGGTCCGCATCCCTGCAATAAGCGCCACGCTCGATCTTTCATCGGGTGACATCGCGGTGGCACTCGTCGGGTTGGCGTGTGGCAGCCTCGTCGGACTCCCATTGAGCGGGATTCTCGTCTCACGGTTTGGCAGTCGAAACGTAATCCGGGCTGGACTGTGTATCTACTGTCTATCGCTTCCGTTGGTCGCACTCAGCAGCGGGCTTGCCATGCTCGTCGGTCTATTGTTCCTCTTTGGCTTCGGAAAAGGGCTCATCGATGTCGCCGCCAATACGCAAGGTGTACGGATCGAAACTGCGTATTCAGGCCAAATAATGGGGAGTATCCACGCGATGTTCAGTGGCGGAGGATTGGTCGGGTCGGGACTCGGTGCGGTCGCTACGGATATCGGACTCTCTGTCGAATCCCACTTCGCGATCGTCAGTGTCACATCGCTCACCATTGGACTTCTGACGAGTCGATGGTTACTCCCGACCGACGGCCCAATCGGCGCAACGACAGGTACTGGACGGACCTTCGCACTTCCCTCTCGAAAGTTAGCGGGGTTCTGTGTCATCGGGTTCTCCGCCTTGTTCATCGAAGGCGTCGTCAACGATTGGAGTGCCGTCTTCCTCGAAGATTACACCGGTGCGAGTGCGAGTATCGCCGCGCTCGGATTCGCAGCGTTCTCGCTGATGATGATGGTCGGGCGGTTCTCGGCCGATCACGTGGTCGAACTAGTTGGGTCCCACCGATTCATCCGCATCGCCGCTGGGGTCGCTGCGATCGGCGTTGCGCTGACGCTGATCGCTCAAACCGCGCTCTCGATCGTCGGCTTTGGTCTACTGGGGATCGGTCTCGCGGGCATCATGCCGGTCACGTTCAGTTTAGCGGCGAACGCCGACCCCGAGACACCGACCGAATCAGCCGTCGCCGCCGTCTCGACTGCTGGCTACGGAGGGTTTGCAGTCGGACCGGTAGCGATCGGGAGCATCGCCGAGGCAACGACACTGCGCTTGGCATTCGTTTCGGCGTTCGCACTCACCATCCTCATCGCGCTACTCACGGTCGTTCCAACGGTCAGCAACACCACATACGGTGACGAATCGACTGCGCAGGTTTCGGACTAA
- a CDS encoding TrmB family transcriptional regulator, translating into METNELLTILEEAGFSPYQASAYATLLELGSASASEIATASDVPQPRIYDILRDLENDGYVTTYDRDRLYAQVNDPSDALSGLRTTINQYENAISEIKTRYQTPDVQDGDVNLVRGVRTVLEHAQETIEAATDHIQFAATPDQFRRLRTELRNAHKRDVHVQLSLHVSPDEELPFDSSDFEGVCTEVRRRDLPGPFLLLADRQQACYATHNQLSSEYGVLVDDYTLAYVFHWYYLTRLWEVYESIFDGRSDRPPYTFVEITECIRGIEPALNDGAIITGRIEGEFVRTGRECMLSGRFGGVEYTGSRPDETSASLLELAAEARIRFETADGSYTIGGRGALTEDVAAKRFTIKRIDESSVDILPS; encoded by the coding sequence ATGGAGACGAACGAACTTCTTACGATTCTCGAAGAAGCTGGGTTCTCCCCATATCAAGCCAGCGCATACGCGACGCTGCTAGAACTCGGATCCGCATCTGCAAGCGAGATCGCTACGGCTAGCGACGTGCCTCAACCGCGAATCTACGATATACTCAGAGACTTGGAAAACGACGGCTATGTGACCACCTATGATCGTGATCGACTGTATGCTCAAGTGAACGATCCATCGGACGCACTTTCCGGACTGCGGACGACGATAAATCAGTACGAGAACGCGATTTCGGAGATAAAAACGAGATATCAAACACCCGATGTCCAAGATGGTGACGTAAATCTCGTCCGTGGGGTTCGGACCGTTCTCGAACATGCCCAGGAGACGATCGAAGCGGCGACCGACCATATTCAGTTCGCCGCGACACCGGATCAGTTCCGGAGACTCCGCACAGAGCTTCGAAATGCCCACAAACGCGACGTTCACGTTCAGCTCTCGCTCCACGTTTCACCCGACGAGGAACTGCCGTTCGACTCCTCCGACTTCGAGGGTGTCTGTACCGAAGTGCGACGACGTGATCTTCCCGGGCCGTTTCTATTACTGGCCGACCGCCAGCAAGCATGCTATGCGACACACAACCAACTGTCGTCCGAGTACGGCGTTCTCGTCGACGACTACACGTTGGCGTATGTCTTCCATTGGTACTATCTGACTCGATTGTGGGAAGTTTACGAATCGATCTTCGACGGTCGCAGCGATCGGCCACCCTATACATTCGTCGAGATCACTGAATGTATCCGCGGCATCGAACCGGCACTCAACGATGGTGCGATCATCACCGGTCGCATCGAGGGTGAGTTCGTCCGTACCGGCCGCGAATGTATGCTCTCGGGTCGGTTCGGTGGCGTTGAATATACCGGTTCTCGTCCGGACGAAACATCCGCGTCGTTACTCGAACTAGCCGCGGAAGCGAGAATTCGGTTCGAGACTGCCGACGGCAGCTACACTATTGGTGGCCGTGGAGCACTCACCGAAGACGTTGCCGCCAAGCGATTCACGATCAAGCGGATCGACGAATCGTCAGTTGATATCCTACCGTCCTGA
- a CDS encoding Nramp family divalent metal transporter — MSADTSNLQETKPQAEDSEHATLELEYPAESWVAFMREHFGPSMLWALTAIGSSHIILAPTIGGLYGVFGIWIAAVIFLVKYGGWELGVRYSYGVGRNPVKGYGELPGPNHWAQWVALFIIVLPQTIITGAVGTGAASFTAALIPGLNMLTAYVLLIGIATVLVLFSSYSALETILKLFVVSLGLLAFLGTFVAPPSPNIIAETSFKTPDFGSTVFLGLFAAMAGFAPTGLGTTITLGSWSIAKKQGARALRTEGLDPNDDRYHDYIAAWIRTGRRDFNIAYGFTFILIVAMILLAANVLYPNPPTNENLAIVTGQLLQNSFGAWAYWAMIIGGFAALYSTVITLLDGAPRVASDILPMVLERDMDTERTRKMFVLFMAVVSLVPVLAIGSLPVTLVVGAAVMVAVFQFFYYIANYYIVRKHLPEPFQPGTAATSYYAIATLLVFVFGLLGAAARLGIIG; from the coding sequence ATGTCAGCAGACACCTCAAATCTCCAGGAGACGAAACCGCAAGCGGAGGACTCAGAACATGCAACACTCGAACTCGAATATCCTGCCGAAAGCTGGGTCGCGTTCATGCGCGAACATTTCGGCCCCTCGATGCTATGGGCCCTTACTGCCATTGGATCGAGTCATATTATTCTCGCACCGACGATTGGAGGTCTCTACGGCGTATTTGGTATTTGGATCGCAGCCGTGATCTTTCTCGTGAAATATGGCGGTTGGGAGCTTGGTGTCCGCTATAGCTATGGTGTTGGACGCAACCCTGTCAAGGGCTATGGGGAATTGCCGGGCCCCAATCACTGGGCACAATGGGTCGCCCTATTTATCATTGTACTCCCCCAAACGATCATTACAGGTGCAGTTGGCACGGGTGCTGCCAGTTTCACTGCGGCTCTCATTCCGGGCCTCAACATGCTTACTGCATACGTCTTACTCATTGGCATTGCAACCGTTCTTGTACTCTTCTCGAGTTATTCTGCTCTCGAAACGATACTCAAACTATTCGTCGTATCCCTTGGGTTATTGGCATTTCTGGGGACCTTTGTCGCACCACCATCACCAAACATCATCGCAGAAACGTCGTTCAAAACGCCCGACTTTGGGTCGACGGTATTTCTCGGTCTTTTCGCCGCAATGGCAGGCTTTGCCCCCACTGGCCTCGGTACTACTATCACTCTTGGAAGCTGGTCCATTGCAAAGAAGCAGGGGGCCCGTGCACTCCGAACCGAAGGACTCGATCCGAACGACGATCGGTATCATGACTATATCGCCGCTTGGATTCGAACCGGACGTCGAGACTTCAACATTGCATACGGGTTTACTTTCATCCTCATCGTCGCAATGATTCTGCTGGCTGCAAACGTCCTCTATCCCAACCCACCAACGAACGAAAATCTCGCTATTGTAACGGGGCAACTACTCCAAAATTCCTTCGGGGCATGGGCGTACTGGGCGATGATTATCGGTGGCTTCGCCGCACTTTATTCGACTGTTATTACACTTCTCGATGGTGCCCCACGAGTTGCCAGTGATATTCTTCCGATGGTTCTCGAACGTGACATGGACACCGAACGGACTCGAAAGATGTTCGTGCTATTTATGGCCGTCGTCAGTCTCGTCCCCGTACTCGCTATTGGTTCACTGCCAGTCACCCTCGTCGTTGGCGCTGCGGTGATGGTCGCAGTTTTCCAGTTCTTTTATTATATCGCGAACTACTACATCGTTCGCAAACATCTCCCTGAGCCGTTCCAACCTGGAACAGCTGCTACGTCTTACTACGCCATCGCGACGCTTCTTGTATTCGTCTTTGGCCTACTCGGAGCGGCTGCTCGATTGGGTATCATCGGTTGA
- a CDS encoding pyridoxamine 5'-phosphate oxidase family protein: MTQNDPRNVTDSIRYQGKAIDDPAWIPEFLAEQETGVLGLIDDDIPHLVTQLFVYDRDEGVIYLHGAQAGRAHDLIERNDDPRASFTTSEKGRYIPADEPVNFTVEYSSVVAYGAIDLLAASAEKRAVLEQFMEKFAPQLTEGEDYERIAQESVDRTAVYRLDVESWSGKEGWKDPDHPGAYSLDSTR, translated from the coding sequence ATGACCCAGAACGACCCAAGAAACGTCACCGATTCGATCCGTTATCAAGGAAAGGCAATCGACGATCCGGCATGGATACCTGAGTTTCTTGCCGAGCAGGAAACGGGTGTGCTCGGTCTTATCGATGATGACATCCCTCATCTTGTGACACAACTCTTCGTCTACGATCGAGATGAGGGTGTGATTTACCTCCACGGTGCACAGGCGGGACGTGCCCACGATCTCATCGAGCGCAACGACGATCCGCGTGCTTCCTTCACCACGAGCGAGAAAGGGCGATATATCCCGGCCGATGAGCCGGTAAACTTCACCGTCGAATACTCGAGTGTGGTCGCTTACGGAGCCATCGATCTGCTTGCTGCCAGCGCGGAGAAACGAGCGGTTCTTGAGCAGTTCATGGAGAAGTTTGCACCGCAATTGACCGAAGGCGAGGATTATGAGCGAATCGCTCAGGAGTCAGTCGATCGGACTGCCGTCTACCGTCTTGATGTCGAATCATGGAGTGGTAAAGAAGGCTGGAAGGACCCTGATCATCCAGGAGCGTACAGTCTCGACTCTACCCGGTGA
- a CDS encoding SDR family NAD(P)-dependent oxidoreductase: protein MHDQTAVVTGSSSGIGFAIAREFASRGANVVINSRSQDRAAAAADEIAAETGNESVAPIEADVTDADSLSALVDRTVERFGSLDVWVNNAGINIRGPAEEMSLSDWQRVLDVNLTGAFSGAQLAGRRMIEQGTGGSIINVSSMMGEQGQTGRTPYNTSKGGVNNLTRCLAVEWAEHDIQVNAISPGYIRTDMVDDAQDQIGFDEQDVIDRTPLGRFGTPEEVANCAAFLAEREHFMTGEILHPDGGWLSFGWGSKS from the coding sequence TTGCACGACCAGACCGCCGTCGTAACGGGTTCGAGTAGCGGCATCGGTTTCGCAATCGCACGGGAGTTTGCATCACGTGGCGCGAACGTCGTCATCAACTCACGCTCGCAGGACCGAGCGGCAGCGGCCGCGGACGAAATCGCGGCCGAAACCGGGAACGAATCCGTCGCCCCAATCGAAGCCGACGTTACGGACGCTGACTCGCTTAGTGCGCTCGTCGATCGAACCGTCGAACGGTTCGGTTCCCTCGATGTATGGGTGAACAACGCGGGTATCAACATCCGTGGGCCGGCGGAGGAGATGTCGCTTTCCGACTGGCAACGGGTCCTGGACGTCAACCTCACGGGCGCGTTCAGTGGCGCACAATTGGCCGGACGGCGGATGATCGAACAGGGCACCGGCGGGAGCATCATCAACGTCTCCAGCATGATGGGTGAACAGGGGCAAACCGGTCGAACTCCCTACAACACGTCGAAGGGAGGTGTCAACAACCTCACCCGCTGTCTGGCCGTCGAATGGGCAGAACACGACATCCAAGTCAACGCTATTTCACCGGGCTACATTCGGACGGATATGGTCGACGATGCCCAGGACCAGATCGGATTTGACGAGCAGGATGTCATCGACCGAACCCCACTCGGTCGGTTCGGTACCCCCGAGGAAGTCGCGAACTGCGCAGCCTTCCTCGCTGAGCGGGAGCATTTCATGACCGGCGAAATTCTCCACCCGGACGGGGGGTGGCTCTCGTTCGGTTGGGGTAGCAAGTCCTGA